CGGCTAATCATCCGATCCAAATACATTTCACATTTCCCCATGCCACGCAAGAAAGCCAGCAAGACAGTCACTAAGAAGCAAGTGGAGGCGCTCACGCACGAGGATGCCAGCCGCAAAAACATTCCCACGGCGGAGTATGAGTCGGTCATGGAGGCTGCGCAGGCGGCACCGAAGGAGCTGCGCTACCCGCGCAATACGGACCTCGACCCGCAGCTCGTATGGCGGGGTAAGGATGAGCAGGACTGGTCCGACCTCGTTGTGCAGGCACCGCCGCTTTACATCCAGGAGAAGGTACACCCCAAGGTGCTCATCGAGGATCTGATGCGCAAGACCGAGCGCGAGGAGACGGGCTACGATCCGCAGATGGACTTCTTTGGCGACTTCAATGGTATCCCCGAGGGCGCGGACAAGACCGAGTTCTACCAGCACGACGCCAACTGGACCAACCGCATGATCCTCGGCGACAGCCTGCAAGTCATGGCGTCACTGGCCGAGCGTGAGGGGCTGCGCGGGCAGGTGCAGTGCATCTACCTCGACCCACCGTACGGCATCAAGTTCAACAGCAACTTTCAGTGGTCCACGACCTCTCGCGATGTCAAGGACGGCAAGCAGGAGCACATCACCCGTGAGCCCGAGATGGTCAAAGCCTTCCGCGATACCTGGCGCGACGGCATACATACTTACCTCACCTACCTGCGCGACCGCCTGACCGTCTGTCGCGATCTGCTTAGCGAATCCGGCTCTATCTTCGTACAGATCGGCGATGAAAATGTTCACCGAGTGCGGGCTTTGCTTGATGAGGTCTTTGGAGATGAAAACCATGTAGCGGACATTGTTTGCCTAAAAACGAGCTCCCAGACATCCGGACATTTAGCCGGCATAGCAGACTATGTTCTCTTTTACGCTAAAAAGAAAGATGCTCTAAAATACCGACAACTAAATCAAAAGAAGGTATTAGGAGAAAAGGGAACCACTCAGTATGTCTGGCAACTTTCTGATAACCTTGAGGAATCGCGCATTCAAAAGGGAGAAGAACCAGATGGAGCAGTATTTGCTGCAGACAATCTAGCTAGCCAGTCCGGAGGACAGACGACTCGCTTTGAATATCAAGTAAATGGTAAAAAGTTCCGTGTCACTCGGGGAGGTTGGAAAACTAATCTCCAAGGCATGCAAAGGCTAGACAAGTCCTTCCGGTTAAAGCCAATCGGAAATACTTTGATGTATAGGCGCATACTTTCGGATTATGGAGTATATCCTATCGCAAATGTTTGGGATGACGTTCTCGCCACAGGATTCTCAGAACAGAAAATCTATGTAGTGCAAAGCTCTCAAAAGTTGATAGAACGCTGCATCCTCATGGCCACCGATGCCGGTGACCTTGTCCTCGATCCAACCTGCGGCTCTGGAACGACCGCCTACGTTGCTGAGCAATGGGGGCGACGCTGGATCACGATTGACACCTCACGCGTTGCCCTGGCCTTGGCGCGGGCACGCATCATGGGAGCGAAGTACCCGTACTACCTGCTAAAGGACTCCGATGAAGGCCAGCAGAAGGAAGCCGAGCTGACCCGCAGCGCGAAGTCAGAGGTCGCCACTTACGGGAACGTCCGCCAGGGCTTCGTTTACGAGCGTGTGCCACACATCACGCTGAAGGCCATCGCCAACAACGCCGAAATCGACGTCATCTGGGAAGATTACCAGACGCGCCTCGAACCGCTTCGCGAGCAGCTAAATCAGTCACTTGGTAAGAACTGGCAGGAATGGGAAATCCCCCGCGAGGCGGAGAAGGGTTGGCCAGCCGAAGCGAAGAAGCTCCATGAACAATGGTGGGAGCAGCGCATCGCCCGGCAGCGTGAGATCGACGCCTCCATCGCCGCCAAAGCCGACTACGAGTACCTCTACGACAAGCCCTACGAAGACAGAAAAAAGGTGCGTGTGGCCGGTCCGTTTACCGTCGAAAGCCTCTCGCCGCACCGCGTACTGGGCGTCGATGAGGATGATGAGCTGATCGACCCGCTGGAAGTCAAGGAGCCCGGCGATCAGTTCAGCCAGCAAAAGTCTTTCGCCGAGATCATTCTGGAAAACCTCAAGACGGCGGGCGTCCAGCAGGCCCACAAGGAAGACAAGATCAACTTCACCACCCTACAGGCCTGGCCGGGAGACCTAGTCTGCGCCGAGGGTACCTACTCCGAAGGCGAAGACGGTGTGGAAAAACGCGCAGCCATCTTCATCGGCCCGGAGTTTGGGACCGTCGCCCGTGCCGACCTCGTCCAAGCTGCCCGAGAAGCCGGTGACGCCGGGTTCGATGTCCTGATCGCCTGTGCCTTTAACTATGAGGCCCGCACGACGGACTTTGACAAGCTCGGACGCCTCCCCGTGCTCAAGGCCCGGATGAATGCCGACCTCCACATGGCCGACTCCCTCAAGAACACGGGCAGCGGCAACCTGTTCGTCATCTTCGGCGAGCCCGACATCGAGCTACTGCCCGACCACCACGACATGGTGCGCGTCAAGGTCAACGGCGTGGATGTCTTTAAACCCCAACTGGGCAAGGTCGAATCCTGCGACGCAGACGAGATCGCCTGCTGGTTCATCGACACCGACTACAACGAGGAGAGCTTCTTCGTCCGGCACGCGTACTTCCTCGGGGCCAGCGACCCCTACAAGAGCCTCAAGACCACCCTCAAAGCCGAAATCAACGCCGACGCCTGGGACTCGCTCTACAGCGACACCAGCCGCCCCTTCCCCAAACCCAGCAGCGGCCGCATCGCCGTCAAAGTCATCAACCACCTCGGCGACGAGGTCATGAAGGTGTTTAGAGTGTAACCCCAGCCCTAGCCATGAAAATTAAGTCCATTAACATCAAAAACTTTCGCAGTATCCAGTCTGCATCTCTGACCCTAAGTAATTTAAATGTCTTTGTTGGGAAGAACGATTCTGGAAAGTCAAATCTCCTCAGGGCGCTAAATCTCTTCTTTAATGATGGCAACGGATATGAACTCGATTGGGATCGTGACTTCTGTAGTTTCGCTCAAGTGGCAAAACGAAAAGCGCCAGAGATTCAAATGACACTCGTTATAGAGCCTTCCGCTGGCTTTAATGACCGAAAGCGTGTCAAGTGGGATAAGTATTGGAGACGGGGTGGACTCCATTACCAAGACGTTAAATATATCGACAATAAAGC
This genomic interval from Ruficoccus sp. ZRK36 contains the following:
- a CDS encoding site-specific DNA-methyltransferase encodes the protein MPRKKASKTVTKKQVEALTHEDASRKNIPTAEYESVMEAAQAAPKELRYPRNTDLDPQLVWRGKDEQDWSDLVVQAPPLYIQEKVHPKVLIEDLMRKTEREETGYDPQMDFFGDFNGIPEGADKTEFYQHDANWTNRMILGDSLQVMASLAEREGLRGQVQCIYLDPPYGIKFNSNFQWSTTSRDVKDGKQEHITREPEMVKAFRDTWRDGIHTYLTYLRDRLTVCRDLLSESGSIFVQIGDENVHRVRALLDEVFGDENHVADIVCLKTSSQTSGHLAGIADYVLFYAKKKDALKYRQLNQKKVLGEKGTTQYVWQLSDNLEESRIQKGEEPDGAVFAADNLASQSGGQTTRFEYQVNGKKFRVTRGGWKTNLQGMQRLDKSFRLKPIGNTLMYRRILSDYGVYPIANVWDDVLATGFSEQKIYVVQSSQKLIERCILMATDAGDLVLDPTCGSGTTAYVAEQWGRRWITIDTSRVALALARARIMGAKYPYYLLKDSDEGQQKEAELTRSAKSEVATYGNVRQGFVYERVPHITLKAIANNAEIDVIWEDYQTRLEPLREQLNQSLGKNWQEWEIPREAEKGWPAEAKKLHEQWWEQRIARQREIDASIAAKADYEYLYDKPYEDRKKVRVAGPFTVESLSPHRVLGVDEDDELIDPLEVKEPGDQFSQQKSFAEIILENLKTAGVQQAHKEDKINFTTLQAWPGDLVCAEGTYSEGEDGVEKRAAIFIGPEFGTVARADLVQAAREAGDAGFDVLIACAFNYEARTTDFDKLGRLPVLKARMNADLHMADSLKNTGSGNLFVIFGEPDIELLPDHHDMVRVKVNGVDVFKPQLGKVESCDADEIACWFIDTDYNEESFFVRHAYFLGASDPYKSLKTTLKAEINADAWDSLYSDTSRPFPKPSSGRIAVKVINHLGDEVMKVFRV